AGAAGCCATGCCAGAAGATGCGCTGGTAACAAGTAATAAATCGAATAACCTATAATGAGATGACCAAGTTGAACAAGCATCAACCGAGCTAATAAATTGAGTGTAGAGAGAGATTTTGTTAGATCGACCCAACACTACTCAGCTTCGATAAAACAATGCATATTCAATATTTAATAGGATAGGACGCCTACCAACTACCAATTGTCCATCTTTAGATAAACTTGTTAAAATTAGATAACCCTCTATGCACTCATGAATAACTTATCATGATAATCTATTTAATGGAGTTTGCTCTCGCCTATTATATAAAGAACATTCCTCAAAGACAGATAATTTTCTTTTAGCTACATAACATTTACTCCCTTAATGCCTCCTTCCTCTTCATTTTTCTTGTCTCCATTAAAACAAGAACTAACATAAGTATCAAAATATTCCCACCAGATTCCACCTGATCACTCTCTtacatttcttttctcttattGCAAGTAACCCATAGCAGAAAGATTAGTATACGCACATTCGAAGGAGAATTGAGATCAAAGGGTAACCATGCACCCGAAGGAATTGAAGATGAATACAAGTATGCAGATTAGATTACTATTAAACACAAATATAAATCATACATTCTAAAATCTGAAAATCATAGTTAACTGCTGAGATAACACTCCAGTAAATTAACTTGGAAACCTTAATTATActttaagacttcaaaagaaaagGTGCATCCCCAAAGGCTGCCACTAACAATCATAAAGGTATAAAAATAACAGATGCAGTGCACCAAAATGAAAGGAAAAAACTTTAGAAATAATAATAGTTTTGTCATGTCAACCTGAATAATCCAAGATGGGCAGAGACTTCAGAAGTTTGAAACAGTAGCATTATGAACAGAGAACTTACTGATATGCTATCCTACAAAGACTGAACATGTAAAAGTAACCCAAACTGAATTATCCATGAGCACTGTAAAAAAGAGTACCTCATCCTGCAACAAAAGGAAGCAAAATGCGAGATAATGTGTACCTCCATGTATCAGTAGCCCTTGAATGGCATATGAGAAACCATTTTTTACAGATGTCGCACGTGCATCTGTCCTAGCCACAAGGAAGAGGGCAAAATCCCCAATAGCATCCCTGAAATTTCTAAGCGACTGTTGACATTATTATTTGAGTTTCGTTTAAGAAAACATGTTATCTCAAACTTATTTATTAATgatctttaaattttataatttaatatattttaatcataaaaatttaaagcaatattttcaaataattttttaacttataaaaaaataatttaaaaaaataataaaatctacTTAAAATAAATCAGAAATTATGAGTAAGAATATATTACTTGTAacttgtttatttattttaaaattactatttgattaaataaaagactatattatcctaataaattttaaaatattaatattatttttattttaataattataacacttaattatatatctttttttgtaattttaatcaattaaattacttttaagcaccttttaatgaaatatttaaactatttaaaaaatatttttaagtaattttattaaataattaattatttatttttaatttgactcataaatttaaaaatatattttaaattaaaattaaaagtaaatagTCAAATTAAACACCCTCGAGTAACTGGAAgcaaaatttgatttaaattaaaaaaaaatacccaAATCTATTTAAAATGGAAATTTGatactttttttaataaataagttTGTTTCTGTTTTTAAGAAATTTGATTTATTCAATTCGATTTTCTATGAAAAAATCAATTCAACCGATTTgaatagtttttttttaataatttattattagtcttaaaattaatcttaaaaataagaaatataattgaaattgaaaaaaaaaattcttttgtaCTCTCAGCTAAGGGCTAAATAGACTCAAAATTAAGTTAAAAATATCTTATACTTTCTAATTAAGGTGAACTAAGTCCatacttaataaaatatttttttaataataaaatattacattttttattttttaaataagaaaatattaagaataatgtttttaatattaaataatttttattcactatttcaatttttttaattttattttaattaaaattaataaatttaatatttacaattaggaaaaaataataatattcttaAAGTGTGCACATACTTGACCTTGTTAGGAAATAATGAAGTTTATTTGGtttaaaacttaattttaaactCATTTCACTCCCTATTAAAAAGTATAGGAgcttatttactttttttttctaattaaaattagatccacaataaattaaaaaaaaaaactatgataAAACATAAACCAATAAAGCGAACTAAACTGTCTATTGGATTTCACTCTATCCCTAATTCAGTTTAATTAGATTTAATCtattatcaatttcaatttaatcaatttcttaatttttgagaCTAAATCAAATTAAACTAATTGATACTCACCTCTATTCTAAAGTATGAAAAAAACTGAAAATGGGCAGTGGAAGAAGATAATTTTGCGGTGAAACGGCACAACTCTGTGAGTTCATAAtccattataaatttaatatacaaGATATATAGTGTGATATACTCattaaatatttgaataatatttatttgtattttaaatttataataaatcagatttagataataatttttaagttcattttcttttccttgagcttttataatttaaatttttcaataattaacaTGGATTATTATAATCTAATTTACTAGTGAAATTATATAAAGTATAAATAAAATGAAGTAAAATTGAACTAACTAAAGAAGACACCATAATTTATTAGTGATGTCCACCCATTTCACTATCCTTTAAATGTGGTAGAAGCCCATTTTTATCatcttttaaaataataaaatgataaaagatGTCAATATTAATAATACTACTAAATGTTTAAAAATTGTATTTAgggattgaattttattttttttaattttttattaattaaatttaaactatataattttcaccaaattttttaaattacatgAATAATACACATAAAATTAGAATTTAAGTTTCAATCGAAtccatttatattaaaaaaaattaggttaagtctgtcttttttttttaattttttttattatttttttaatttgaactgCTTGGACTTTATCCGTCAAgtgaattaaaatttcaaattaatattCGAGTTTGCCCCTTCTTTCtaatattttattcaatttttaattCGAACCACGTGAAATTTCATCACATCAATCGAATACATAGacacttgaaaattaaaatttcatgttAAAGTCCgctattccttttatttttctttaaatttgttTTTTTAATCCAAATTCTGTGGACCTTAATCTCATCTAATCAGTACGTAAACCGCTCAACATTCTGGAAATTGAGCTCATGTctgaataataaaatattttattaaaaatgcaTTCAAGAAGTGATGTTAAATGTGtatatatatttcataaattgttctGTTAATTTACTTTTGTTTTTTGCTTGACAAAAGCTAATGCTTCGAGAAAAGATTAAAAGATAATGATTAATTTAATGAAAAGTTacctttaaattttattaatttagtgtATCTCTCTTGTTTTTGTTTTCCTTCTAGAATTGTCTAAACAATATGGCTGCATATATTTTATTAGTTGTCATTTACAAAATTGACACTAATGGTAACATCTCACCGCCCACCCATTACCACATTATTAGATATGAATTGGTTAGAGAATCTTAAATAGCTTAGATTCAATTGCAAAAATTAACTTTAGTTAGGCTTTATAGTTTTTAAAGCCTTAAAATTGTTTGGCGGGTTAGATTTGGAAGTGTGATAATTGATACTGATTTTGTAAGAAAATTGTGCAGAGTTAGAATGTCGCCACCGATAGGACTATTCATAATGTGGCAAGGTATAATTAGAGATGAGGTATAGCTGCAACCAATAAGACTATCTGGAATTAGAGACACGGTAGAGTCACCACGAACTCTAACGATTTCCACATTTACGAGATATGGGCTGATTAGGGTTACGTGTAGCTAGAGACAAAGTAGAGTCACCATCAACAAGACTACTCGATCGTAGCTATACGAGTTGGTTAGAGTTACTTGTAATTAGAGATGAGATAAAGTTGTCAATGAAAGCTAATCATAATTAGAGACAAATTAGACTCTATCGATTCTCAAATATGCTAAATAATGCAAATCTAATTATTAAAGTTAAGTGGTATAAAGGCTGAAGGTTATTTATACCAACTTTTAATATTAATCATATAATGCTTTATTCGTTAATACTTATTAAGTTAATGGGTTCATTATAAGACTAATTTAAATTAAAGAgttgatttatttaatttttatgttaaaaaatgaatttaattaatatgatGATGTGAAAGAAAGTTGCCCAAGGGTGAACCaagaatattaattaataatattataattataatgaaatttttTTATGTTGCTTATTAAGATGATTGTATtttgattattataattaattaagctaGTGATGGCTAAAACTTAAAACTAGCTATAGATGCATTCACTAAATGTTGAACCCAAGACAAAATGCGTAATAATTTCAAATGAATTCCATACTTTATATCAAAGAATTTGCATTTTTCAATTcgagattatttatttatttatttatttaaacatATAGTACAAAACATACAAATTAATTAACTACGCTAGACCTGTGACTTTCAAATGTTGTGGCTACGAAAGGCAGAAGCAGCCTCAGGAGAATAAATGCACAcattattgattttaaattttttaattaatattctgTTACAATTTGACGACCATAGATAATCCTACCCCCCTAGTATCTTTATTCTTTGCACCTCAAACTCAGAAGTCAGACCTATACTCATCCTGCGACGACGAGGAGGAGGTGGAGGAGGAGACGTATATGTAAGCACGTATGCATGAACTATTATCCAATATACAAATCTTTATGTACGTGGATTTTCACATTAAACCCAAGATACGAAAACTTTATATTATATTGTATATTGTTTTTCTTACCATCACCTCCTTATAAAGGTTAAGAAGTTTCAAGAAATTAACTCAGTCCATGATATAAAAACTTGCATGtttagaaattataaatttacacgaattcaatttaattttttaaaatttttgtattgaaaaatataataattaaaaaattcaattttttaattttaaaaaaattatttaaaaaatagaaattaaataaaaaatattatgatTATATGAGAAAAATTTCAAATGAAGCCCAAATAATTCAAGAAGTGGAAACAGCATACAACCAAAGCTGAAAAGGGTAAAAGAAAAGTGATTTCAatcaagaaaattttaattttgcttCAGTTTTAGCATCTCACCATGATCGGTTCTGCGGATTGTAATTGTTATTGATTGTGAAAGATTATCCAGGAACTATGAATTGATCGAACCTTTTTCATCTTTTACACTATGACATAAACACACAACAATTAAGTTATTATAGTCTGATGACTCGATTGCTTTACATAAAAAAATTGGGCACtggaaaattgatgaaatatataTGTTTTCTTGCACTTCAATGCATTGATGGAAAGAGGACGAAGTGAAAGAAAGGTAGCTAAAGCTTTAAATGATCCACACAAGGAAAACCTAGAGAATATACAAGGATGTCTCTTGAAACTCGCAGAACTGTCTAAATCATATTTCTGATTCAGAGAATATATAAATAtgacatataaaaaaaaagaatttcgAGGAATTAATATGACAGCTGAACTACTTCTACTTCATTTGCATGCCATCAACATTTTTCACAAGAAGATGAAATAGTGAAGCTAAAACTACCATTTATATgagaaatatataattttaaataaaagaaagCGTCTTTTTTTGTTGATCAAGAAGATATACCCACACCAAGAAAATCTATGAATTGAACCTCCTTGTGTCTGATCATAGATTCTTGATCTCCTTGTTCTGCCTGGTTACTCACTTTCTTATTATTCTTCAATGTGGATGAGTTATAGCAAAAATTGGCCAACTCTTTCTTGATCATTCCATGGTTTTCATGCTCATCTCCAAGTTTTAGGTGCCCAAACGGATTTGGAACAACCCTTCTGTAGTTTGGAAGCCCCCAAACAGTGGAACTCCGATGCATGGAAGAATTTGGGTAGCATCCATAAATAGATTGTTGATCTAAAATTGAGGAGTTCTTGGTATTGTAAAAACTAGAATTATTGAAGTAATCTCTTCCTTCTAATTTTCTGGATGATAAATGATCAACTACTGAAGGCGAATTGTATGATGGGTCAAACGTCCAGGAAGGTGAAGAAGTATTAGAGGAAGAGACGACTGAGAATATCCTATCTGCACTGGGGTTTCGAAATTCCAAGACTCTAGTTCTATTTTCAAATCCAATTCCTGAGCTCAACAGGTCTTGAGACCTTAATTTTCTTGGATGAAAATAATTAGGGGTGGTAGTGTTGGAGTCACTTGAGCCTTCTTGATAACTTCTCTTTCCACTTAGTTTGGATTGTTCCCTTTGTTTTCTTGCTGTTATTACATGCCAGTGGTTCTTCACAGCATTATCAGTTCGACCTGGAAATAGTCTGGCTATCAGAGCCCATTTGTTTCCATGAATACGATGAGCTGCCAGTaatctctcctcttcttcttctgtgAATGGTCTCCTGTTGATTCTAGGGTCGAGTTGATTAAACCACCTCAATCTGCAACTCttccctgaaaaaaaaaaaaaaaagcaagaaaaTCAGGAGCCAAATACTGCAAGTTTAAGACGGATAGAAAGAGGGACATAATCCCATATCtcttagattagaacattgaaatatataattatattaagaaATTACATGTAGTATGATCCAGAAGAATCCCATGAGCGAGATCATTTACTTCTGCCAAAGTAGGGGAAAGAAAGAAAACCCTGAAACTCAGGTTTTTGGTTTTTGACAAAATTTCTGATTCCCAATAATTTCATGGAACAGAAGTTTAAGCTATTAATATAGAAAGATCCTAACATAAActcagaattatatatatatatgtgtgtgtgtgtgtgtgtatgtacgTATGTATGTATATACCTGATCTTCCTTGAAGCTTGTCAGCAATAGAATTCCAGTTCTGTGCGCCATATTGCTCAACAAGTTGCCTGAGTTTCTCATCCTCAGCTGGTCTCCAGTGACCTCTAGCACAAGTTGAACTATTTTTAGCATCATCATACGAGTTCGCAGCCCCAGGTCCATCCATTATCGAAGGCCAACAAGAGTTGCTGCTGGCACCCTGAGCTTTAAATTCTTTATCATCAAAATACACCAGAGAGAAGTCGAGAAGAAGATATATAGGAGCATAAGAAACGAGAAACCAATAGAGAGAATAAGAAAGTGGGGTTGGTTTAGCTGTGGATGGCAAGTCACTTTTGTTGGTTTTACACGACACATTTGGCCTTTAGCCACCCCTTATATTGTGTATGGGTTCCTGTAGAACCACTGACCATTTCTTGTTATGCTATTGCCCCATGAACTTATTCTCacctatttctttttcttttctgtttttTTCCCTCATCTCCTGTAGCTAGCTTTATCCATCTCTATCTCACCATTTTAAGCCATGGTACTACGttaaatcaaaaaaaaaaaaaaaaactcattgaTGATGATTTACTGTTTTTTGTACTAAAAGAGACAGCTCTCCTATTGCAAAGACTACTTTCCTAATACCTTTGATTAGGAAGTTAATGAAACACCCAATTATTAAATTGGGAGACCGAGGATTTTTGGTGCAGTAATCGATCTTAATCATTAATTTGATCAATTTCTAAGAGACCAACAAAATTTTGGCAGGCATATTGCAAATTCATACATTTacatgtcttggtcactctataTATGTACAATCCCAGTTATGATGAGCACTAGTCATTGCTGACCAAACGAGCAATATGTTGATGAGTACTCTCTCAATATTAAATGCATTTAGTAAAAAACACAGGTCAATGTCAACCCAATTAATATGCCATTAATTGAAGTTTTATGTTTCTAGCAGTTCATGGTTCTCTTTGGTACCAGTTTTGAATGGTGGATCTATATATACAAAAGCCTGCATAAATTGTGTCAAAGCAAGTTGGCAATTTCAAATTTGGCATGCCCTAATCTCGCAACAAGATTTTGTTATAATTGATAACTTCTGAAAGCATAACTACATCATCGCCttgcttatcaaaaaaaaaaaaaaactacatcaTCTGCCATAGCTTGCTTTAGCAGTTCCTAGAACtggaatataattaataataccACTTGATTCTTTGGTATCGCTAATATGTATATTGTTCTGAAATagcatttttttttaaaacaaagaaataaaaaagaaagggTTTTGAGAAGCAATGAAATTAGCTTGTAATTCTTAAGAAAATGAGTCAGACTTGACTCCCTCTTAAAAACTAGTTAAGGGGGAAGAAGTGTCCAACACTTTATAAAAAGCACATTACTCTTATCTCAAGTTAATTTGAGATATTAATACATCTCTTTCATATCTAAAACCGAATATTTAGAGCGTGAAACACTTATGAAAGCCTATGAGAAGAAAAACTCTGATATCATCTTTAGAAAATGAGCCGAATCTAACTCATTTATAAAGTTATCTCAAGGAAAGAGGTGTGGCCAAGGCTTTATAAAAGACATTTTCCTTTCCTATCCTGAGGTGGGATATTAACAGTAACTCTcctgcaataattaaataatagagGTGTAGACTATATAGCTAGGCATAGCCAAATGTTTgaacaaatcaaattaaattattaaacactaaaAGGGTATATTAAGATATGGTAGTTGCAGAACAGGGAATAAATAATGACAGTTGAGCTTAATTAATCACatatatgaaaaaaataattaatttgttaataaaaattaattgattttAACTAGAGTATGGGGAAATATAGAAGACCTCTAACTAAATATTTTTCAAGGCAGTCTTAATAAAGGGTTAATTGATGAATATTAATTAATGCCGTGCAAGCACAGCATCAGGAAAAGTATGTTATTGGTAAACCTTTCGATAATCCATGCAGATGGCAAATCAAATAAAAAAGTTGAAAGATTATGTGCACTAatcattatattaattaattgtttcttAACTGATTGAGATTTTATACCCCACGAAATTAAACACTTGAAAGCCCAtctaaatttgcttaaaatagactatctattcacatcataAGCATATATCAAGCAAACTATACATGAAGAATTGGTGGGTATAAAATCAGTATCTAATTAGAATTGGTGGATGTGCCAATTCAGCTCCTCCTCCATATCCTTTCAAATTCAGTCTTTCTCTTTCTTTATCTAATTTAATGTCTTATATTTTTTCATATATAACAGAAATTAGTTGTTCAAGTACAGGCCTGATTTGATTTATTCAAACtcaatcctctctctctctctctctctctctctctctctctctctctctatatatatatatatatatataggttttTTTTATAAGCGATAATTTTATTAATGAAGAATAGAAGAATTATATACTATTCTATTAATTGGTAGGAATAATAATAATTCACTTGTTTACATTGGATTAATTTGTCTACTTTCAGTTAAGGTGTAATTTAGATTAGTCAATTACAACGACTCAGTATAAGAACCTCCAACCTAATTATTATGACAATAAAAACTTATATATCACCAcactaataataatattaataaaataataataattataaaacgtcttagaataaattttttttaattgttgatATATATTAAGTTAACATTGCTTTTTGTTCATCCAATCTTAGAGTTATAATTGGAAATTGATTgatatgatttaaaaaaaaaaaaattgaaagagaGATAGAAACACATAAGAAGTTGGATTCAAATTTTGCTAGGTCTAGCGATATCATCACGGTCATCAAACAACTATTGCAGATTAAGATGAAGTGTCAAAATTAATGGGTCTAATTAAGGCAGATAACTTTATAAAGAAAACAAGATTGTGATAGTGATTTATATCTCAAATTTAAGAATGACCATGAACCTCATGCTTTCTGACAAT
This is a stretch of genomic DNA from Hevea brasiliensis isolate MT/VB/25A 57/8 chromosome 12, ASM3005281v1, whole genome shotgun sequence. It encodes these proteins:
- the LOC110671502 gene encoding transcription factor MYB77; translated protein: MDGPGAANSYDDAKNSSTCARGHWRPAEDEKLRQLVEQYGAQNWNSIADKLQGRSGKSCRLRWFNQLDPRINRRPFTEEEEERLLAAHRIHGNKWALIARLFPGRTDNAVKNHWHVITARKQREQSKLSGKRSYQEGSSDSNTTTPNYFHPRKLRSQDLLSSGIGFENRTRVLEFRNPSADRIFSVVSSSNTSSPSWTFDPSYNSPSVVDHLSSRKLEGRDYFNNSSFYNTKNSSILDQQSIYGCYPNSSMHRSSTVWGLPNYRRVVPNPFGHLKLGDEHENHGMIKKELANFCYNSSTLKNNKKVSNQAEQGDQESMIRHKEVQFIDFLGVGISS